A window of Halomonas sp. H10-9-1 contains these coding sequences:
- a CDS encoding sugar ABC transporter permease yields the protein MTKTRAAGRTVGGLRTLSLQAPAVTLLLLWMIVPLAMTVWFSLQRYNLLMPEMTGFAGLENYRYLFTDPALWTAMGNTLLLVGAVLVITVVGGTLLAVLFQQEFPGRGVARVLAISPFFVMPTVSALVWKNMMMHPSNGVLSWVAESFGLPAVDWFSSLPLTSIIIIVAWQWLPFALLILLTAIQSLDEDQVEAARMDGAGPVAIFFFITLPHLKRAISVVIMIEMIFLLTIFAEIFVTTSGGPGLATTNLAYLIYIQALLDFDVGMASAGGVIAIILANIVAIFLVRMVAKNLES from the coding sequence ATGACCAAGACACGAGCCGCCGGGCGCACCGTCGGGGGCCTGCGTACCCTGTCGTTGCAGGCGCCCGCCGTTACCCTGCTGTTGCTATGGATGATCGTGCCGCTGGCGATGACCGTATGGTTCTCGCTGCAGCGCTACAACTTGCTGATGCCGGAGATGACCGGTTTCGCCGGTCTGGAGAACTACCGCTACCTGTTTACCGACCCCGCGCTGTGGACGGCGATGGGCAATACGCTGCTGCTGGTCGGCGCGGTGCTGGTGATCACCGTGGTCGGCGGCACCCTGCTGGCGGTGCTCTTCCAGCAGGAGTTCCCCGGGCGCGGCGTGGCGCGGGTGCTGGCCATCTCGCCGTTCTTCGTGATGCCCACGGTGAGCGCCCTGGTATGGAAGAACATGATGATGCACCCCTCCAACGGCGTGCTCTCCTGGGTGGCCGAATCCTTCGGCCTGCCCGCCGTGGACTGGTTCTCGTCGCTGCCGTTGACCTCGATCATCATCATCGTGGCCTGGCAGTGGCTGCCCTTCGCCCTGTTGATCCTGCTCACCGCCATCCAGTCGCTGGACGAGGATCAGGTGGAAGCGGCGCGCATGGACGGTGCCGGGCCGGTGGCGATCTTCTTCTTCATCACCCTGCCGCACCTCAAGCGGGCGATCAGCGTGGTGATTATGATCGAGATGATCTTCCTGCTGACCATCTTCGCCGAGATCTTCGTCACCACCTCCGGCGGGCCGGGGCTGGCTACCACCAACCTGGCCTACCTGATCTACATCCAGGCCCTGCTCGACTTCGACGTGGGCATGGCTTCTGCCGGCGGGGTGATCGCCATCATTCTCGCCAACATCGTCGCCATCTTCCTGGTCCGCATGGTGGCCAAGAACCTGGAAAGCTGA
- a CDS encoding carbohydrate ABC transporter permease — translation MTTAKTKTLATTGGQASATPVPRTSPRGSARTRRLGLTLLGWAIACLIFFPIFWMVLTGFKTEAAAIADPSLIFSPTLESYAAVQGRADYLKFALNSVVVAFGSTLAALLIAIPSAYSMAFLPTKRTKGTLLWMLSTKMLPPVGVLVPIYLLFRDVGLLDTRTGLVIVYTLMNLPIVVWMLYTFFKDLPKDILEAGRMDGASTLQEVVFLLLPLTLPGIASTGLLSVILSWNEAFWSLNLTSSKAAPLTAYIASFSSPEGLFWAKLSAASTMAIAPILVFGWLTQKQMVRGLTFGAVK, via the coding sequence ATGACCACTGCCAAGACCAAGACCCTCGCCACCACCGGTGGCCAGGCTTCGGCCACCCCGGTACCCCGCACCTCGCCGCGGGGTTCGGCGCGGACTCGCCGGCTGGGCCTGACGCTGTTGGGCTGGGCGATCGCCTGCCTGATCTTCTTCCCGATCTTCTGGATGGTGCTGACCGGCTTCAAGACCGAGGCGGCGGCCATTGCCGACCCCAGCCTGATCTTCTCGCCGACGCTGGAGAGCTATGCGGCCGTCCAGGGACGTGCCGACTACTTGAAGTTCGCCCTGAACAGCGTGGTGGTGGCCTTCGGCTCGACGCTTGCGGCGCTGCTGATCGCCATCCCCTCGGCCTACTCCATGGCCTTCCTGCCCACCAAGCGCACCAAGGGCACCCTGCTGTGGATGCTCTCCACCAAGATGCTGCCGCCGGTGGGCGTGCTGGTGCCGATCTATCTGCTGTTCCGCGACGTCGGGCTGCTCGATACCCGCACCGGCCTGGTCATCGTCTATACGCTGATGAACCTGCCGATCGTGGTGTGGATGCTCTACACCTTCTTCAAGGACCTGCCCAAGGACATCCTCGAGGCGGGCCGCATGGACGGTGCCAGTACCCTGCAGGAGGTGGTGTTCCTGCTGCTGCCGCTGACCCTGCCGGGCATCGCCTCCACCGGGCTGCTGTCGGTGATCCTCAGCTGGAACGAGGCCTTCTGGAGCCTCAACCTCACTTCCTCCAAGGCGGCGCCGCTGACCGCCTACATCGCCTCCTTCTCCAGCCCCGAAGGCCTGTTTTGGGCCAAGCTCTCCGCTGCCTCGACCATGGCCATCGCGCCCATCCTGGTGTTCGGCTGGTTGACCCAGAAACAGATGGTCCGCGGCCTGACCTTCGGCGCGGTGAAATAG
- the ugpC gene encoding sn-glycerol-3-phosphate ABC transporter ATP-binding protein UgpC, protein MATLQLNRVTKSFNDTHVIKGVDLEVNDREFVVFVGPSGCGKSTLLRMIAGLESATSGDILIDGQRMNEVGPADRGLAMVFQSYALYPHMTVEDNMGFSLRLAGVGKEARREKVGEAARILQLEPLLDRKPKALSGGQRQRVAIGRAIVRNPSIFLFDEPLSNLDAALRVQMRIELARLHEELDATMIYVTHDQIEAMTMADKIVVLQGGVVEQVGSPMELYHHPRNRFVAGFIGSPKMNFLPVEVVEADAEGVRVRLPGGGVTKVPVEGQGQRPGTALELGIRPEHLVLDDDQGPLSGEIQVLERLGGQTSLYVRMDDAMVTIMADGDVAHRVHDKVRFGFEPGRAHLFDAEGLALPSLEQHPLAGLRRQDNRASTDANGA, encoded by the coding sequence ATGGCAACACTACAACTTAATCGGGTCACCAAGAGCTTCAACGACACCCATGTCATCAAGGGCGTCGACCTGGAGGTCAACGACCGCGAATTCGTGGTCTTCGTCGGCCCCTCCGGCTGCGGCAAGTCGACCCTGCTGCGCATGATCGCCGGGCTGGAGAGTGCCACCTCCGGCGACATCCTCATCGACGGCCAGCGCATGAACGAGGTGGGCCCCGCCGATCGCGGCCTGGCCATGGTGTTCCAGAGCTATGCGCTCTATCCGCACATGACCGTCGAGGACAACATGGGCTTCAGCCTGCGCCTGGCCGGCGTCGGCAAGGAGGCACGTCGCGAGAAGGTGGGCGAGGCGGCGCGGATCCTGCAACTCGAGCCGCTGCTCGACCGCAAGCCCAAGGCGCTGTCCGGTGGCCAGCGCCAGCGCGTGGCGATCGGCCGTGCCATCGTGCGCAACCCCAGCATCTTCCTGTTCGATGAGCCGCTCTCCAACCTCGACGCGGCGCTCCGCGTGCAGATGCGCATCGAGCTGGCGCGGCTCCATGAGGAGCTCGACGCCACCATGATCTATGTCACCCACGACCAGATCGAGGCCATGACCATGGCCGACAAGATCGTGGTGCTGCAGGGCGGCGTGGTGGAGCAGGTTGGCTCGCCCATGGAGCTCTACCACCATCCCCGCAACCGTTTCGTGGCCGGTTTCATCGGCTCGCCGAAGATGAACTTCCTGCCGGTCGAGGTGGTGGAGGCCGACGCCGAGGGGGTCCGCGTGCGCCTGCCCGGGGGCGGTGTCACCAAGGTGCCGGTCGAGGGCCAGGGCCAGCGTCCCGGTACGGCGCTGGAGCTGGGCATCCGCCCCGAGCACCTGGTGCTCGACGACGACCAGGGGCCGCTCTCCGGCGAGATCCAGGTCCTCGAGCGTCTGGGGGGCCAGACCTCGCTGTACGTCCGGATGGATGACGCCATGGTAACCATCATGGCCGACGGCGATGTCGCCCATCGCGTGCACGACAAGGTGCGCTTCGGCTTCGAGCCTGGCCGTGCCCATCTCTTCGATGCCGAGGGGCTGGCCCTGCCCAGCCTGGAACAGCACCCGCTGGCCGGTCTGCGCCGCCAGGACAATCGCGCCTCCACCGACGCCAATGGCGCCTGA
- a CDS encoding HAD-IA family hydrolase: METLIFDCDGVLVDSEAIAEATLVELLGEWLPDLDADTVLSQALGMTTAHILRHLEGLSAHRLPPAATERVDETIEARLARELQAMPGVAAAIAAIDLPKAVVSNSRRRRVLASLATTGLDAWLDGAPVFTAEQVASPKPDPALYRLAAETLGISPAHCLVVEDSVSGVTAAHAAGMTVIGFIGASHVQAGQAERLQAAGAWRVIDRMQALPALVEAALRSS, from the coding sequence ATGGAGACCCTGATCTTCGACTGCGACGGCGTGCTGGTGGACAGCGAGGCGATCGCCGAGGCGACCCTGGTGGAGCTGCTCGGCGAGTGGCTGCCGGACCTGGATGCCGACACCGTGCTCAGCCAGGCGCTGGGCATGACCACCGCCCATATCCTGCGTCACCTCGAGGGCCTGAGCGCGCATCGCCTGCCGCCGGCGGCCACCGAGCGGGTCGACGAGACCATCGAGGCGCGGCTGGCCCGGGAGCTCCAGGCGATGCCCGGGGTGGCTGCGGCGATCGCCGCCATCGACCTGCCCAAGGCGGTGGTCTCCAATAGCCGCCGCCGGCGCGTGCTGGCGTCGCTGGCCACCACCGGGCTCGACGCCTGGCTCGACGGAGCGCCGGTCTTTACCGCCGAGCAGGTGGCTAGCCCCAAGCCGGATCCCGCCCTCTATCGCTTGGCCGCCGAGACGCTGGGCATCTCGCCGGCGCACTGCCTGGTGGTGGAGGACAGCGTCTCCGGGGTCACCGCCGCTCACGCCGCCGGCATGACGGTGATCGGCTTCATCGGCGCCAGCCATGTGCAGGCGGGCCAGGCCGAACGCCTCCAGGCGGCCGGCGCCTGGCGGGTCATCGACCGCATGCAGGCGCTGCCGGCACTGGTGGAGGCGGCCCTGCGTTCTTCCTGA
- a CDS encoding L-iditol 2-dehydrogenase yields the protein MKLQDQSAVVTGGARGIGLAIVRAYVEEGANVVVADIDQGAIDEALATLEGEGHAVSRLMGVRLDVCDRQAIDAMVESVTERFGGIDILVNNAAVFDMAPVLEVTEASYDKQFAVNVKGLFFTLQAVAKAMVDRGQGGRIINMASQAGRRGEPLVSMYCATKAAVISLTQSCALDLIQHGIRVNGIAPGVVDTPMWGEVDALFARYEGRPLGEKKRLVGEAVPYGRMGRPEDYAGPAVFLASDDSEYVVAQTLNVDGGNWMN from the coding sequence ATGAAACTACAAGATCAGAGCGCCGTCGTCACCGGTGGCGCCCGCGGTATCGGCCTGGCCATCGTTCGCGCCTATGTGGAGGAGGGCGCCAACGTGGTGGTCGCCGATATCGACCAGGGCGCCATCGACGAGGCCCTGGCCACGCTGGAAGGCGAGGGTCACGCCGTCTCGCGTCTGATGGGCGTGCGCCTGGACGTCTGCGATCGCCAGGCCATCGACGCCATGGTGGAAAGCGTCACCGAGCGTTTCGGCGGCATCGACATCCTGGTCAACAACGCCGCGGTCTTCGACATGGCCCCGGTGCTGGAGGTGACCGAGGCGAGCTACGACAAGCAGTTCGCCGTCAACGTCAAGGGCCTGTTCTTCACCCTCCAGGCGGTGGCCAAGGCCATGGTGGACCGCGGCCAGGGCGGGAGAATCATCAATATGGCCTCCCAGGCGGGGCGCCGCGGCGAGCCGCTGGTGAGCATGTACTGCGCCACCAAGGCGGCGGTGATCAGCCTGACCCAGTCCTGCGCCCTGGACCTGATCCAGCACGGCATCCGCGTCAACGGCATCGCCCCCGGGGTGGTGGACACCCCCATGTGGGGCGAGGTGGACGCCCTCTTCGCCCGCTACGAGGGCCGGCCCCTCGGCGAGAAGAAGCGCCTGGTGGGCGAGGCGGTGCCCTACGGACGCATGGGGCGACCGGAGGACTACGCCGGCCCGGCGGTCTTCCTGGCCAGCGACGACAGCGAGTACGTGGTCGCCCAGACGCTGAACGTCGACGGCGGCAACTGGATGAACTGA
- a CDS encoding sugar kinase, with product MFDIATSGELLAEFMAEARGQRFDASGRFSGPFPSGAPAIFASQAARMGARVAYAGRVGCDGFGDLVVERLRGDGIDVTAVQRDPERPTGTAFVSYQEDGSRHFIFNLAHSASGQQTLSEGELEHLSACRYFHVMGSSLASKGAIEILLRLVERVKERGGRISFDPNVRLELVASPGVREALLAVLARCDLFLPSDADLEWLAEPGEDADATVARLLSEYPMSLVVLKRAAAGCRAYTGEEVIEMPGLSVEEVDPTGAGDCFGGALVAALVAGRPLPEALRLANAAGAHAVTVLGPMEGCSDLTTLERRLAAAGETT from the coding sequence ATGTTCGATATCGCAACCAGCGGCGAGCTACTCGCCGAGTTCATGGCCGAGGCCCGTGGCCAGCGCTTCGACGCTTCCGGGCGTTTCTCGGGCCCCTTTCCCAGTGGGGCGCCGGCGATCTTCGCCTCCCAGGCGGCACGCATGGGGGCCCGGGTCGCCTATGCCGGACGGGTGGGGTGCGACGGCTTCGGCGACCTGGTGGTCGAGCGGCTGCGCGGCGACGGCATCGACGTCACGGCGGTTCAGCGTGACCCCGAACGTCCCACCGGCACCGCCTTCGTCAGCTACCAGGAAGATGGCAGCCGACACTTCATCTTCAACCTGGCCCACAGCGCCAGCGGCCAGCAGACCCTGAGCGAGGGGGAGCTGGAACACCTCTCGGCCTGCCGGTACTTCCATGTGATGGGCTCCTCGCTGGCCTCAAAGGGAGCCATCGAGATCCTGCTGCGCCTGGTGGAGCGGGTGAAGGAGAGAGGCGGCAGGATCAGCTTCGACCCCAATGTGCGCCTGGAGCTGGTGGCGAGTCCCGGGGTGCGCGAGGCGCTGCTCGCGGTGCTGGCGCGCTGCGATCTCTTCCTGCCCAGCGATGCCGACCTGGAGTGGTTGGCCGAGCCGGGGGAGGATGCCGACGCCACCGTGGCGCGGCTGCTGAGCGAATACCCCATGTCGCTGGTGGTGCTCAAGCGCGCCGCGGCGGGCTGCCGGGCCTATACCGGCGAGGAGGTGATCGAGATGCCCGGACTCAGCGTGGAGGAGGTGGATCCCACCGGTGCCGGCGACTGCTTCGGTGGTGCCCTGGTCGCCGCCCTGGTGGCCGGGCGCCCGCTGCCGGAGGCGCTGCGCCTGGCCAATGCCGCCGGCGCCCACGCCGTGACCGTGCTGGGACCCATGGAGGGCTGCAGCGACCTGACCACCCTGGAACGGCGGCTGGCCGCCGCGGGAGAGACAACATGA
- a CDS encoding D-tagatose-bisphosphate aldolase, class II, non-catalytic subunit — protein MIHPLDAIVAANRRGEQQGITSVCSAHPLVLEAACERALSDGSPLLVEATCNQVNQEGGYTGMTPADFRDAVGIIADRVGLSASQLILGGDHLGPSPWQGLPAEEAMARAEAMVAAYAAAGFEKLHLDASMACADDPGVLDDTTVARRAARLARAAEAAAGDGRDRLRYVVGTEVPVPGGAQEHLDSLAVTDTADLRATLETHREVFAREDLDAAWGRVRAVVVQPGVEFGHTEVVDFVPESARELSRAIHAWPDLVFEAHSTDYQTAWAYRELVAGHFAILKVGPALTFAMREALFALDRIAEEAPGMHWPVSLREVLEAEMLAEPRYWQAYYEDDADEQRFARAYSLSDRSRYYWSRPRVAEALESLFQTLSAAPIPPTLISQYLPGQYVAIRRGELAPEPRALVRHRIDETLAAYAAACRPSH, from the coding sequence ATGATCCATCCCCTCGACGCCATCGTCGCCGCCAACCGTCGCGGCGAGCAACAGGGCATCACTTCCGTCTGCTCGGCTCACCCCCTGGTGCTGGAGGCGGCCTGTGAACGCGCCCTGTCCGATGGCTCGCCGCTGCTGGTGGAGGCCACCTGCAACCAGGTCAACCAGGAGGGCGGCTACACCGGCATGACCCCGGCGGATTTCCGGGATGCGGTAGGGATCATCGCCGATCGGGTGGGCCTGTCCGCCTCGCAGCTGATCCTGGGGGGCGACCATCTGGGCCCCTCGCCCTGGCAGGGACTGCCGGCGGAGGAGGCCATGGCCCGCGCCGAGGCCATGGTGGCGGCCTACGCCGCGGCGGGTTTCGAGAAGCTGCATCTGGACGCCAGCATGGCCTGCGCCGACGATCCAGGCGTGCTGGACGACACGACGGTGGCGCGGCGTGCCGCCCGCCTGGCCCGGGCCGCCGAGGCGGCCGCCGGCGACGGGCGCGACCGGCTTCGCTACGTGGTGGGCACCGAGGTGCCGGTACCCGGCGGCGCCCAGGAGCACCTGGACTCTCTTGCCGTCACCGATACCGCTGACCTGCGGGCGACCCTGGAGACGCATCGCGAGGTGTTCGCTCGGGAAGACCTGGACGCTGCCTGGGGCAGGGTGCGAGCGGTGGTGGTACAGCCCGGGGTGGAATTCGGCCATACCGAGGTAGTGGACTTCGTGCCCGAATCGGCCCGCGAGCTGAGCCGTGCCATCCATGCCTGGCCCGACCTGGTGTTCGAGGCCCACTCCACCGACTACCAGACGGCATGGGCCTACCGGGAACTGGTGGCGGGTCACTTCGCCATCCTCAAGGTCGGGCCGGCGCTGACCTTCGCCATGCGCGAGGCGCTGTTCGCCCTGGACCGTATCGCCGAGGAGGCGCCGGGCATGCATTGGCCGGTATCGCTACGCGAGGTGCTGGAAGCGGAGATGCTGGCCGAGCCGCGCTACTGGCAGGCCTATTACGAGGACGATGCGGACGAGCAGCGCTTCGCCCGGGCCTACAGCCTGAGCGACCGCAGCCGCTACTACTGGTCACGCCCCAGGGTCGCCGAGGCCTTGGAGAGTCTCTTCCAGACCCTGTCGGCGGCACCAATTCCGCCCACTCTGATCAGCCAGTACCTGCCGGGCCAGTATGTCGCCATCCGTCGCGGTGAGCTCGCCCCCGAGCCACGTGCCCTGGTCCGGCATCGCATCGACGAGACCCTGGCGGCCTATGCCGCGGCCTGCCGACCGAGCCATTGA
- a CDS encoding SDR family oxidoreductase, translating to MGDLRFDFSGRVALVTGAASGIGKALAERLAACGARLVLVDRSESVRELAETLPTEALVRVQDVADEAAVIESVAAVHERFGRVDVLVNNAGIGPLEAAETMSCELWDQTQAVNLRGVFLFCREVGKGMLGQGEGRIVNLASQAASVGLDRHLAYCSSKSGVLGLTRTLALEWGPRGVTVNAVSPTVVETELGRYGWAGEKGERMKALIPTRRFAQPDEIVAAILYLASREAAMVNGADLRVDGGYTAI from the coding sequence ATGGGTGACCTGAGGTTCGATTTTTCCGGCCGGGTGGCGCTGGTCACCGGTGCCGCCAGTGGCATCGGCAAGGCCCTGGCCGAACGACTTGCCGCCTGCGGGGCGCGCTTGGTGCTCGTGGACCGTAGCGAGTCGGTGCGCGAGCTGGCCGAGACGCTGCCCACCGAGGCCCTGGTACGGGTCCAGGACGTGGCCGACGAAGCCGCGGTGATCGAGAGCGTGGCGGCCGTCCACGAGCGTTTCGGTCGGGTCGATGTGCTGGTCAACAATGCCGGCATTGGCCCGCTGGAAGCGGCCGAAACGATGTCCTGCGAGCTCTGGGACCAGACCCAGGCGGTCAATCTACGTGGGGTTTTCTTGTTCTGCCGTGAGGTAGGCAAGGGCATGCTGGGGCAAGGCGAGGGGCGCATCGTCAACCTGGCCTCCCAGGCGGCCAGCGTGGGACTCGACAGACACTTGGCCTATTGCAGCAGCAAGTCCGGGGTCCTGGGGCTGACGCGGACCCTGGCCCTGGAATGGGGGCCGCGGGGCGTTACCGTCAACGCCGTTTCGCCCACCGTGGTGGAGACCGAACTGGGGCGTTACGGCTGGGCCGGCGAGAAGGGCGAGCGCATGAAGGCGCTGATCCCCACTCGGCGCTTCGCGCAACCGGACGAGATCGTCGCCGCCATCCTTTATCTGGCTTCCCGGGAAGCCGCGATGGTCAACGGCGCCGACCTGCGTGTCGACGGCGGTTACACCGCGATCTGA
- a CDS encoding nucleoside triphosphate hydrolase translates to MSSVPHVDSLDEVTRRVIDAADGHDRFLVALAGSPGAGKSHRSEQLFQAIDEALPGQVVVVPMDGYHYDNAVLELQGLVPVKGAPETFDCDGLKHDLERIRRSDRSIAVPVFDRPLDLARAGGRLVSLEHRIVIVEGNYLLLDQGPWRALHDLFDLRVMLDVDDAILEQRLIERWLAMGQDAEGARRKALDKDMPNARLVKTTSIPPDLVWR, encoded by the coding sequence ATGAGTTCCGTTCCCCATGTCGATTCGTTGGACGAAGTGACCCGGCGGGTCATCGATGCCGCCGACGGTCACGATCGCTTTCTGGTGGCCCTGGCCGGGTCGCCGGGTGCCGGCAAGTCCCATCGCTCGGAGCAGCTCTTCCAGGCCATCGACGAGGCACTGCCGGGGCAGGTGGTGGTGGTCCCCATGGACGGCTACCACTACGACAACGCCGTGCTCGAGCTCCAGGGGCTGGTACCCGTGAAAGGGGCGCCGGAGACCTTCGACTGCGATGGGCTCAAGCACGACCTGGAACGCATTCGCCGCAGCGATCGCAGCATCGCCGTGCCGGTGTTCGACCGGCCCCTGGACCTGGCCCGTGCCGGGGGGCGGCTGGTCTCTCTCGAGCACCGCATCGTCATCGTCGAGGGCAACTACCTGCTGCTCGACCAGGGACCCTGGCGCGCCCTGCATGACCTCTTCGACCTGCGCGTGATGCTCGACGTGGACGACGCGATCCTGGAGCAGCGCCTGATCGAGCGCTGGCTGGCCATGGGCCAGGACGCCGAGGGGGCACGCCGCAAGGCCCTGGACAAGGACATGCCCAACGCCCGCCTGGTCAAGACCACATCCATCCCGCCCGACCTGGTGTGGCGCTGA
- a CDS encoding mannitol dehydrogenase family protein has protein sequence MTRLNNANLGRLAPEVATPSYDRGAVTPGIVHFGVGGFHRAHQAMYLDALMNRGEALDWGIVGVGVMPGDRRMREVLAAQDHLFTLVIKHPDGRREPRVIGSLVDYLFAPDDPAGVVERLADPAIRIVSLTVTEGGYNFHPVSGEFDLENPDIRHDLAHPEAPKTTFGLIVEGLARRRERGIPPFTLMSCDNIQGNGEVAKETFTAYARARDPELAAWIAAEVAFPNAMVDRITPVTAESDIAELSERFDVEDAWPVVCEPFTQWVLEDRFVAGRPPLEMAGVQLVDDVVPYELMKLRLLNASHQALCYFGTLAGYRYAHEVCRDPLFVDFLLDYMRLEGSPTLAPVPGIDLEDYRLTLIERFANPEVKDTLARLCAESSDRIPKWLVPVIREQLARGGEIRRSAAVVASWARYAEGVDERGEPIAVVDRLREELMAIAAENCIRPTAFIENRELFGDLAEDPRFREAYLSALTSLHEGGSRATLEALVTTRGEA, from the coding sequence ATGACCCGACTCAACAACGCCAACCTGGGCCGACTGGCCCCCGAGGTCGCCACGCCGAGCTATGATCGCGGCGCCGTCACCCCCGGCATCGTCCACTTCGGGGTCGGCGGCTTCCACCGCGCCCACCAGGCCATGTACCTGGATGCGCTGATGAATCGCGGCGAGGCGCTGGACTGGGGCATCGTCGGCGTCGGGGTGATGCCCGGCGACCGCCGCATGCGGGAGGTCCTGGCCGCCCAGGACCACCTCTTCACCCTGGTGATCAAGCACCCCGACGGCCGCCGCGAGCCGCGAGTCATCGGCAGCCTGGTGGATTATCTGTTCGCCCCCGACGACCCGGCGGGAGTGGTGGAACGCCTCGCCGATCCGGCGATCCGCATCGTCTCGCTGACCGTCACCGAGGGCGGCTACAACTTCCATCCGGTCTCCGGCGAGTTCGACCTGGAGAATCCCGACATCCGCCACGACCTGGCCCATCCCGAGGCGCCGAAGACGACCTTCGGGCTGATCGTCGAGGGCCTGGCGCGTCGCCGCGAGCGCGGCATCCCGCCCTTCACCCTGATGTCCTGCGACAATATCCAGGGCAACGGCGAGGTGGCGAAAGAGACCTTCACCGCCTATGCCCGGGCGCGGGATCCCGAACTGGCCGCGTGGATCGCCGCCGAGGTGGCCTTCCCCAACGCCATGGTGGACCGCATCACCCCGGTGACCGCCGAGTCCGACATCGCCGAGCTGAGCGAACGCTTCGATGTCGAGGACGCCTGGCCGGTGGTCTGCGAGCCCTTCACCCAGTGGGTACTGGAGGATCGCTTCGTCGCCGGCCGCCCGCCGCTGGAGATGGCCGGGGTGCAGCTGGTGGACGACGTGGTGCCCTATGAGCTGATGAAGCTGCGCCTGCTCAACGCCAGCCATCAGGCGCTGTGCTACTTCGGCACCCTGGCCGGCTATCGCTATGCCCACGAGGTGTGCCGGGACCCGCTGTTCGTCGACTTCCTGCTCGACTACATGCGCCTCGAGGGCTCGCCGACCCTGGCCCCGGTGCCTGGCATCGACCTGGAGGACTATCGCCTGACCTTGATCGAGCGCTTCGCCAACCCCGAGGTGAAGGACACCCTGGCGCGGCTGTGCGCCGAGAGCTCGGATCGCATTCCCAAGTGGCTGGTGCCGGTGATCCGCGAGCAACTGGCCCGGGGCGGCGAGATCCGGCGCAGCGCGGCGGTGGTGGCCAGCTGGGCGCGCTACGCCGAGGGCGTCGACGAGCGGGGCGAACCCATCGCGGTGGTGGATCGTCTCAGGGAGGAATTGATGGCCATCGCCGCCGAGAATTGCATCCGGCCCACCGCCTTTATCGAGAATCGCGAACTGTTCGGCGACCTGGCCGAGGACCCCCGCTTCCGCGAGGCCTACCTGTCGGCCCTGACCTCGCTTCACGAAGGCGGCAGCCGTGCCACACTGGAGGCACTGGTGACGACACGAGGAGAGGCTTGA